One genomic window of Monodelphis domestica isolate mMonDom1 chromosome 1, mMonDom1.pri, whole genome shotgun sequence includes the following:
- the HARS2 gene encoding histidine--tRNA ligase, mitochondrial isoform X6: MQRLGPWSREAWTVLALHLLRSSRSPNTGGLFFHCVQGGLVQSSAREFAEARMKTQLELNKEKSSFVIKTPKGTRDLSPQQMAIREKILNAVINCFKCHGAKGIDTPVFELKEILTEKYGEESRLIYELKDQGGELLALRYDLTVPFARYLAMNKIKKMKRYHVGKVWRRESPSIIQGRYREFCQCDFDIAGQFDPMIPDAECLKIIHEILSTLQLGDFLIKMSWKDVRQEMTGKIGLTPDVADQIGDYIQQCGGVSLVEQLLQDPKLSQNKQALEGLKDLKLLFEYLTLFGIAEKISFDLSLARGLDYYTGVIYEAVLLQSPTQQGEEALGVGSVAAGGRYDGLVGMFDPKGRKVPCVGLSIGVERIFSIVEQRMEATKKIQTTETQVLVATAQKNFLRERMKLIAELWDAGIRAEMLYKKNPSFLTQLHYCEETGIPLVAIIGEQELKDGVIKLRSVASRKEVDIKREDIVTEIQRRMSES; this comes from the exons ATGCAACGCCTGGGACCCTGGTCGCGGGAGGCCTGGACCGTACTGGCCCTCCATCTCCTGCGTTCTTCCCGCTCCCCCAACACCGGGGGGCTATTTTTCCACTGCGTGCAAGGAGGCCTGGTGCAGTCCAGCGCGCGGGAG TTTGCAGAGGCCAGAATGAAGACTCAGCTGGAATTAAATAAAGAGAAATCCAGTTTTGTTATCAAGACTCCCAAG GGTACCAGAGATCTTAGCCCTCAACAGATGGCTATTCGAGAGAAAATCCTTAATGCTGTCATCAATTGTTTCAAGTGCCATGGAGCTAAAGGAATAGACACTCCAGTGTTTGAACTAAag GAAATATTAACAGAGAAGTATGGAGAAGAATCCAGGCTCATCTATGAACTGAAGGATCAGGGTGGGGAGCTGCTAGCTCTTCGATATGACCTCACA GTCCCTTTTGCTCGTTATCTGGCCATGAATAAGATAAAGAAGATGAAACGCTATCATGTTGGGAAGGTTTGGCGAAGGGAGAGTCCTTCCATAATTCAAGGTCGATATCGGGAGTTTTGCCAATGC GATTTTGACATTGCAGGGCAATTTGATCCCATGATCCCTGATGCAGAGTGTTTAAAGATCATACATGAAATTCTCAGCACATTGCAATTGGGAGACTTCCTAATTAAG ATGTCCTGGAAGGATGTGAGACAAGAGATGACAGGAAAGATTGGACTCACCCCTGATGTAGCAGATCAAATTGGGGATTACATTCAGCAGTGTG GTGGAGTGTCCCTAGTAGAGCAGCTACTACAGGATCCCAAACTCTCACAGAACAAGCAGGCCCTAGAGGGATTAAAGGACTTGAAACTTCTGTTTGAGTATCTGACCCTGTTTGGTATTGCAGAGAAG ATTTCCTTTGACTTGAGCCTGGCTCGAGGCCTGGACTATTATACAGGGGTGATCTATGAAGCAGTGCTTCTTCAGAGCCCAACCCAACAGGGGGAGGAAGCACTTGGTGTGGGCAGTGTGGCTGCTGGAGGGCGCTATGATGGACTTGTTGGCATGTTTGACCCCAAGGGTCGCAAGGTGCCATGTGTGGGGCTCAGCATTGGGGTTGAAAGGATCTTCTCCATTGTGGAACAAAGGATGGAG GCCACTAAGAAAATACAAACAACAGAGACACAGGTCCTTGTGGCTACAGCACAAAAGAATTTTCTTAGGGAACGAATGAAACTGATTGCAGAGCTCTGGGATGCTGGGATCAGG GCTGAGATGCTGTATAAGAAGAATCCCAGTTTCCTGACTCAGCTACATTACTGTGAGGAGACAGGCATCCCATTAGTGGCCATCATTGGAGAGCAAGAGCTAAAGGATGGTGTCATTAAGCTTCGTTCTGTGGCTAGTAGGAAAGAG GTAGACATTAAACGGGAAGATATTGTAACTGAAATCCAGAGGAGAATGTCTGAATCCTGA
- the HARS2 gene encoding histidine--tRNA ligase, mitochondrial isoform X4: protein MQRLGPWSREAWTVLALHLLRSSRSPNTGGLFFHCVQGGLVQSSAREFAEARMKTQLELNKEKSSFVIKTPKGTRDLSPQQMAIREKILNAVINCFKCHGAKGIDTPVFELKEILTEKYGEESRLIYELKDQGGELLALRYDLTVPFARYLAMNKIKKMKRYHVGKVWRRESPSIIQGRYREFCQCDFDIAGQFDPMIPDAECLKIIHEILSTLQLGDFLIKVNDRRVVDGMFAVCGVPDNKFRFICASVDKLGKMSWKDVRQEMTGKIGLTPDVADQIGDYIQQCGGVSLVEQLLQDPKLSQNKQALEGLKDLKLLFEYLTLFGIAEKISFDLSLARGLDYYTGVIYEAVLLQSPTQQGEEALGVGSVAAGGRYDGLVGMFDPKGRKVPCVGLSIGVERIFSIVEQRMEATKKIQTTETQVLVATAQKNFLRERMKLIAELWDAGIRAEMLYKKNPSFLTQLHYCEETGIPLVAIIGEQELKDGVIKLRSVASRKETLNGKIL, encoded by the exons ATGCAACGCCTGGGACCCTGGTCGCGGGAGGCCTGGACCGTACTGGCCCTCCATCTCCTGCGTTCTTCCCGCTCCCCCAACACCGGGGGGCTATTTTTCCACTGCGTGCAAGGAGGCCTGGTGCAGTCCAGCGCGCGGGAG TTTGCAGAGGCCAGAATGAAGACTCAGCTGGAATTAAATAAAGAGAAATCCAGTTTTGTTATCAAGACTCCCAAG GGTACCAGAGATCTTAGCCCTCAACAGATGGCTATTCGAGAGAAAATCCTTAATGCTGTCATCAATTGTTTCAAGTGCCATGGAGCTAAAGGAATAGACACTCCAGTGTTTGAACTAAag GAAATATTAACAGAGAAGTATGGAGAAGAATCCAGGCTCATCTATGAACTGAAGGATCAGGGTGGGGAGCTGCTAGCTCTTCGATATGACCTCACA GTCCCTTTTGCTCGTTATCTGGCCATGAATAAGATAAAGAAGATGAAACGCTATCATGTTGGGAAGGTTTGGCGAAGGGAGAGTCCTTCCATAATTCAAGGTCGATATCGGGAGTTTTGCCAATGC GATTTTGACATTGCAGGGCAATTTGATCCCATGATCCCTGATGCAGAGTGTTTAAAGATCATACATGAAATTCTCAGCACATTGCAATTGGGAGACTTCCTAATTAAG GTGAATGACAGGAGAGTTGTGGATGGTATGTTTGCTGTCTGTGGTGTCCCTGATAACAAATTTCGTTTTATCTGTGCTTCAGTGGATAAGCTTGGCAAG ATGTCCTGGAAGGATGTGAGACAAGAGATGACAGGAAAGATTGGACTCACCCCTGATGTAGCAGATCAAATTGGGGATTACATTCAGCAGTGTG GTGGAGTGTCCCTAGTAGAGCAGCTACTACAGGATCCCAAACTCTCACAGAACAAGCAGGCCCTAGAGGGATTAAAGGACTTGAAACTTCTGTTTGAGTATCTGACCCTGTTTGGTATTGCAGAGAAG ATTTCCTTTGACTTGAGCCTGGCTCGAGGCCTGGACTATTATACAGGGGTGATCTATGAAGCAGTGCTTCTTCAGAGCCCAACCCAACAGGGGGAGGAAGCACTTGGTGTGGGCAGTGTGGCTGCTGGAGGGCGCTATGATGGACTTGTTGGCATGTTTGACCCCAAGGGTCGCAAGGTGCCATGTGTGGGGCTCAGCATTGGGGTTGAAAGGATCTTCTCCATTGTGGAACAAAGGATGGAG GCCACTAAGAAAATACAAACAACAGAGACACAGGTCCTTGTGGCTACAGCACAAAAGAATTTTCTTAGGGAACGAATGAAACTGATTGCAGAGCTCTGGGATGCTGGGATCAGG GCTGAGATGCTGTATAAGAAGAATCCCAGTTTCCTGACTCAGCTACATTACTGTGAGGAGACAGGCATCCCATTAGTGGCCATCATTGGAGAGCAAGAGCTAAAGGATGGTGTCATTAAGCTTCGTTCTGTGGCTAGTAGGAAAGAG ACATTAAACGGGAAGATATTGTAA
- the HARS2 gene encoding histidine--tRNA ligase, mitochondrial isoform X3: MQRLGPWSREAWTVLALHLLRSSRSPNTGGLFFHCVQGGLVQSSAREFAEARMKTQLELNKEKSSFVIKTPKGTRDLSPQQMAIREKILNAVINCFKCHGAKGIDTPVFELKEILTEKYGEESRLIYELKDQGGELLALRYDLTVPFARYLAMNKIKKMKRYHVGKVWRRESPSIIQGRYREFCQCDFDIAGQFDPMIPDAECLKIIHEILSTLQLGDFLIKVNDRRVVDGMFAVCGVPDNKFRFICASVDKLGKMSWKDVRQEMTGKIGLTPDVADQIGDYIQQCGGVSLVEQLLQDPKLSQNKQALEGLKDLKLLFEYLTLFGIAEKISFDLSLARGLDYYTGVIYEAVLLQSPTQQGEEALGVGSVAAGGRYDGLVGMFDPKGRKVPCVGLSIGVERIFSIVEQRMEVGPLIRATKKIQTTETQVLVATAQKNFLRERMKLIAELWDAGIRAEMLYKKNPSFLTQLHYCEETGIPLVAIIGEQELKDGVIKLRSVASRKETLNGKIL, from the exons ATGCAACGCCTGGGACCCTGGTCGCGGGAGGCCTGGACCGTACTGGCCCTCCATCTCCTGCGTTCTTCCCGCTCCCCCAACACCGGGGGGCTATTTTTCCACTGCGTGCAAGGAGGCCTGGTGCAGTCCAGCGCGCGGGAG TTTGCAGAGGCCAGAATGAAGACTCAGCTGGAATTAAATAAAGAGAAATCCAGTTTTGTTATCAAGACTCCCAAG GGTACCAGAGATCTTAGCCCTCAACAGATGGCTATTCGAGAGAAAATCCTTAATGCTGTCATCAATTGTTTCAAGTGCCATGGAGCTAAAGGAATAGACACTCCAGTGTTTGAACTAAag GAAATATTAACAGAGAAGTATGGAGAAGAATCCAGGCTCATCTATGAACTGAAGGATCAGGGTGGGGAGCTGCTAGCTCTTCGATATGACCTCACA GTCCCTTTTGCTCGTTATCTGGCCATGAATAAGATAAAGAAGATGAAACGCTATCATGTTGGGAAGGTTTGGCGAAGGGAGAGTCCTTCCATAATTCAAGGTCGATATCGGGAGTTTTGCCAATGC GATTTTGACATTGCAGGGCAATTTGATCCCATGATCCCTGATGCAGAGTGTTTAAAGATCATACATGAAATTCTCAGCACATTGCAATTGGGAGACTTCCTAATTAAG GTGAATGACAGGAGAGTTGTGGATGGTATGTTTGCTGTCTGTGGTGTCCCTGATAACAAATTTCGTTTTATCTGTGCTTCAGTGGATAAGCTTGGCAAG ATGTCCTGGAAGGATGTGAGACAAGAGATGACAGGAAAGATTGGACTCACCCCTGATGTAGCAGATCAAATTGGGGATTACATTCAGCAGTGTG GTGGAGTGTCCCTAGTAGAGCAGCTACTACAGGATCCCAAACTCTCACAGAACAAGCAGGCCCTAGAGGGATTAAAGGACTTGAAACTTCTGTTTGAGTATCTGACCCTGTTTGGTATTGCAGAGAAG ATTTCCTTTGACTTGAGCCTGGCTCGAGGCCTGGACTATTATACAGGGGTGATCTATGAAGCAGTGCTTCTTCAGAGCCCAACCCAACAGGGGGAGGAAGCACTTGGTGTGGGCAGTGTGGCTGCTGGAGGGCGCTATGATGGACTTGTTGGCATGTTTGACCCCAAGGGTCGCAAGGTGCCATGTGTGGGGCTCAGCATTGGGGTTGAAAGGATCTTCTCCATTGTGGAACAAAGGATGGAGGTAGGACCTCTGATTAGA GCCACTAAGAAAATACAAACAACAGAGACACAGGTCCTTGTGGCTACAGCACAAAAGAATTTTCTTAGGGAACGAATGAAACTGATTGCAGAGCTCTGGGATGCTGGGATCAGG GCTGAGATGCTGTATAAGAAGAATCCCAGTTTCCTGACTCAGCTACATTACTGTGAGGAGACAGGCATCCCATTAGTGGCCATCATTGGAGAGCAAGAGCTAAAGGATGGTGTCATTAAGCTTCGTTCTGTGGCTAGTAGGAAAGAG ACATTAAACGGGAAGATATTGTAA
- the HARS2 gene encoding histidine--tRNA ligase, mitochondrial isoform X2, with product MQRLGPWSREAWTVLALHLLRSSRSPNTGGLFFHCVQGGLVQSSAREFAEARMKTQLELNKEKSSFVIKTPKGTRDLSPQQMAIREKILNAVINCFKCHGAKGIDTPVFELKEILTEKYGEESRLIYELKDQGGELLALRYDLTVPFARYLAMNKIKKMKRYHVGKVWRRESPSIIQGRYREFCQCDFDIAGQFDPMIPDAECLKIIHEILSTLQLGDFLIKVNDRRVVDGMFAVCGVPDNKFRFICASVDKLGKMSWKDVRQEMTGKIGLTPDVADQIGDYIQQCGGVSLVEQLLQDPKLSQNKQALEGLKDLKLLFEYLTLFGIAEKISFDLSLARGLDYYTGVIYEAVLLQSPTQQGEEALGVGSVAAGGRYDGLVGMFDPKGRKVPCVGLSIGVERIFSIVEQRMEATKKIQTTETQVLVATAQKNFLRERMKLIAELWDAGIRAEMLYKKNPSFLTQLHYCEETGIPLVAIIGEQELKDGVIKLRSVASRKEVDIKREDIVTEIQRRMSES from the exons ATGCAACGCCTGGGACCCTGGTCGCGGGAGGCCTGGACCGTACTGGCCCTCCATCTCCTGCGTTCTTCCCGCTCCCCCAACACCGGGGGGCTATTTTTCCACTGCGTGCAAGGAGGCCTGGTGCAGTCCAGCGCGCGGGAG TTTGCAGAGGCCAGAATGAAGACTCAGCTGGAATTAAATAAAGAGAAATCCAGTTTTGTTATCAAGACTCCCAAG GGTACCAGAGATCTTAGCCCTCAACAGATGGCTATTCGAGAGAAAATCCTTAATGCTGTCATCAATTGTTTCAAGTGCCATGGAGCTAAAGGAATAGACACTCCAGTGTTTGAACTAAag GAAATATTAACAGAGAAGTATGGAGAAGAATCCAGGCTCATCTATGAACTGAAGGATCAGGGTGGGGAGCTGCTAGCTCTTCGATATGACCTCACA GTCCCTTTTGCTCGTTATCTGGCCATGAATAAGATAAAGAAGATGAAACGCTATCATGTTGGGAAGGTTTGGCGAAGGGAGAGTCCTTCCATAATTCAAGGTCGATATCGGGAGTTTTGCCAATGC GATTTTGACATTGCAGGGCAATTTGATCCCATGATCCCTGATGCAGAGTGTTTAAAGATCATACATGAAATTCTCAGCACATTGCAATTGGGAGACTTCCTAATTAAG GTGAATGACAGGAGAGTTGTGGATGGTATGTTTGCTGTCTGTGGTGTCCCTGATAACAAATTTCGTTTTATCTGTGCTTCAGTGGATAAGCTTGGCAAG ATGTCCTGGAAGGATGTGAGACAAGAGATGACAGGAAAGATTGGACTCACCCCTGATGTAGCAGATCAAATTGGGGATTACATTCAGCAGTGTG GTGGAGTGTCCCTAGTAGAGCAGCTACTACAGGATCCCAAACTCTCACAGAACAAGCAGGCCCTAGAGGGATTAAAGGACTTGAAACTTCTGTTTGAGTATCTGACCCTGTTTGGTATTGCAGAGAAG ATTTCCTTTGACTTGAGCCTGGCTCGAGGCCTGGACTATTATACAGGGGTGATCTATGAAGCAGTGCTTCTTCAGAGCCCAACCCAACAGGGGGAGGAAGCACTTGGTGTGGGCAGTGTGGCTGCTGGAGGGCGCTATGATGGACTTGTTGGCATGTTTGACCCCAAGGGTCGCAAGGTGCCATGTGTGGGGCTCAGCATTGGGGTTGAAAGGATCTTCTCCATTGTGGAACAAAGGATGGAG GCCACTAAGAAAATACAAACAACAGAGACACAGGTCCTTGTGGCTACAGCACAAAAGAATTTTCTTAGGGAACGAATGAAACTGATTGCAGAGCTCTGGGATGCTGGGATCAGG GCTGAGATGCTGTATAAGAAGAATCCCAGTTTCCTGACTCAGCTACATTACTGTGAGGAGACAGGCATCCCATTAGTGGCCATCATTGGAGAGCAAGAGCTAAAGGATGGTGTCATTAAGCTTCGTTCTGTGGCTAGTAGGAAAGAG GTAGACATTAAACGGGAAGATATTGTAACTGAAATCCAGAGGAGAATGTCTGAATCCTGA